Proteins from a genomic interval of Ignavibacteriota bacterium:
- a CDS encoding tetratricopeptide repeat protein — MPVVETILVKALSLLGKYSKEKLESNVRYQLIIRELGLDIPTLKPDFQSVYVSALVRFAENKHADILKLFAFEDVQTAYRQELYDGDTGKTLIALDHFLHTNTQVHELKNVNVDVEKELEQFSAIFVRMVRQSRTPSELEQFSLLKQIDDGVKSILSRSAQVTESINLEYIAQKAPKVPNDFIERKHKTNIINGMLSQKPLLFIHGVTRSTKTFLVSQYVSDFNIANYYWYDFKVNQGVGDNFIFNDLVHFLDSVIPNANVKEKWISRELSLNKLVTLCTEQIHGSTFQLIVLDNIQSVSVFNGLFAFLEILLKESNGSIKVILISEDRDTLNPSATLALHSNVMELNGFDEEEIMELMKASGCNVEGVNENLLTLIRVGTSGHPDFINGLITEINSAASTRHTVAVLVEKVIAGWKNVGGSEAITEAIANRIYNVHLQTTDGKRMFNRLCALTGQFSGELAEYLASIDPKVADAGMIFQLISNKFLDVYPNSRFSVPTLFQRVGINNLSSDEKRNIHSAAADYLFTPRRGTVDFKDATQSCFYFLMAGKIDEVLRRCGLLLSRIILEDKDITTIRYVINELNIFFNLDLEPKYNNQYLLILILALKTYHQLKDVKNQDRILAKVLAMPTSSLDPVNRLFRHIYLIYHYSHDPERSEQSINCAIKMVQIITQERLPKELTDPKFMNQVLSVPFYFIARQEKPRIDLLVLLVKAYSAAKIELSRVFRKKELSDFFQILFTKLYRNLSIDPSRVTTLEEAISDLEELRNLFEVNAHLSATRDISYLIGCLLNDLSNDCHRTLQHFDRAKNTHVSSDLSDNKILAEIIVGMADCYYKSKDYKSALMKYEESIKIFETSNIKDFLLLHTYRRAAISQSELGLNMDAKKNFFKALSMARNLGTRREQNSLETLGDMSTFYIHINEYYNSAKCFSIMVSMLNNPELAGYMQIISHSLGWLTFTLDGNWDGKLVNPDGTKSNEPWVKPYFGMYNKTLDYRSPELSIIKVKLLLATTLAHVGLPDKGISIFEQVSMFSLTKSNDKILAVGTLMKFHPYLKSLRDLKSAFRCIVNQFRLLNEINDVELPTSLRDKNFFDTILTLEVIPVVNSIIEKYDNQISFTRAEDSLLYFLARCDELSEPSKSKLCAFIMSVLGWLYGQNQHLQSDYQGKAANWLFKSHRLAIVINYLYVIIHNRIYFDFILTVEIRDLSKFVKRNFETFYLIMQNWIDAQYFVELFSKHFFRLWLSISPPDGEDDSQDVDIVSKIQSVLRGENIVELDFPDRTVIITSAMMKLDQECNFDPIKLKVVIEVCFDMLTDKTKHHLESLLEVYHQVAKRAIVSNLQNIGTMVSLAQKAVDTLETLAMKPYVIANPAIQLKLEEIIREMNVLSGKLL; from the coding sequence ATGCCAGTCGTTGAAACTATATTGGTGAAGGCACTTTCTCTCCTTGGGAAGTACTCCAAAGAGAAACTAGAATCGAATGTGAGATACCAGCTAATCATAAGGGAGTTGGGTCTTGATATCCCCACGCTTAAACCTGATTTCCAATCAGTTTATGTGAGTGCCCTAGTTCGTTTCGCTGAAAATAAACATGCCGATATCCTTAAACTCTTTGCCTTTGAAGATGTACAGACCGCGTATAGACAAGAATTGTACGATGGAGATACTGGCAAAACACTTATCGCTCTGGACCATTTCCTTCACACAAATACACAGGTACATGAGCTAAAGAACGTGAATGTCGATGTTGAGAAAGAGCTTGAACAATTCTCCGCGATTTTTGTTCGCATGGTGCGCCAAAGCAGAACTCCCTCTGAGTTGGAGCAGTTCTCCCTTCTCAAACAAATCGATGACGGGGTAAAATCAATTCTTTCCAGGAGTGCTCAAGTCACTGAAAGTATCAACCTTGAATACATTGCTCAAAAAGCTCCAAAGGTACCTAACGACTTTATTGAAAGGAAACATAAGACCAATATTATTAATGGAATGCTAAGTCAGAAGCCACTTCTGTTTATTCATGGAGTTACCAGAAGTACCAAAACTTTTCTTGTAAGCCAGTATGTAAGTGACTTCAACATCGCAAACTACTATTGGTACGATTTCAAAGTGAATCAGGGTGTGGGTGATAATTTTATCTTTAACGACCTCGTACATTTTCTTGACTCGGTTATCCCTAATGCCAATGTTAAAGAGAAATGGATAAGCCGAGAACTGAGTCTTAACAAATTAGTTACTCTTTGCACAGAGCAAATTCATGGTTCAACTTTCCAGTTGATCGTATTAGATAACATCCAATCTGTCTCAGTATTCAACGGACTTTTCGCTTTTCTCGAGATCCTTCTGAAAGAATCCAATGGTTCAATCAAGGTGATATTAATCTCGGAAGATCGGGATACCCTGAACCCCTCTGCAACTCTTGCATTACATAGCAATGTCATGGAACTAAATGGGTTCGACGAAGAGGAGATCATGGAGTTGATGAAAGCTAGTGGTTGTAATGTCGAAGGTGTTAATGAGAACTTGTTGACTTTGATTAGAGTGGGGACATCTGGGCATCCCGATTTTATCAATGGATTAATTACAGAAATAAATTCGGCCGCAAGTACAAGGCATACAGTGGCAGTCTTGGTTGAAAAGGTGATTGCTGGATGGAAGAATGTGGGAGGTTCGGAGGCGATCACAGAAGCTATCGCGAATCGAATTTACAATGTTCACCTTCAAACAACCGATGGAAAGAGGATGTTCAACCGTCTTTGTGCTCTGACTGGTCAGTTTTCAGGGGAGCTTGCAGAATACTTGGCAAGCATTGATCCAAAGGTCGCAGATGCTGGGATGATTTTTCAGCTGATAAGTAACAAGTTTCTTGATGTGTATCCAAATTCAAGATTCTCTGTCCCAACCCTCTTTCAAAGAGTTGGGATAAACAATCTTTCAAGTGATGAAAAACGAAATATACATTCGGCTGCTGCGGATTATCTGTTTACTCCGCGACGAGGCACTGTCGATTTTAAAGACGCTACGCAGTCCTGCTTTTATTTTCTCATGGCTGGCAAGATCGATGAAGTTCTAAGAAGATGTGGACTTCTATTGAGTCGAATTATTCTTGAGGATAAAGATATTACCACAATACGATATGTTATCAATGAGCTTAATATTTTTTTTAACCTTGACCTTGAGCCAAAATATAACAATCAATATTTACTCATCTTGATTTTGGCACTTAAGACTTATCACCAACTTAAGGATGTCAAAAATCAGGACCGGATATTGGCAAAAGTTCTCGCGATGCCTACCTCTTCTCTTGATCCAGTAAATCGTCTTTTTCGCCATATCTATCTCATTTACCACTATTCCCATGATCCAGAGAGATCTGAACAGTCGATAAATTGCGCCATCAAGATGGTTCAAATCATTACTCAGGAGCGATTACCAAAGGAACTAACCGACCCCAAATTCATGAATCAAGTTTTGAGCGTCCCGTTTTATTTCATCGCCAGACAGGAAAAACCGAGAATCGATTTGTTAGTGCTCCTCGTGAAGGCGTATTCGGCGGCAAAGATAGAACTTTCGCGAGTTTTTAGAAAGAAGGAACTATCAGATTTTTTCCAAATATTATTTACCAAGCTATATCGTAATTTGAGCATTGACCCATCGAGGGTAACTACTTTGGAGGAAGCAATCTCTGACTTGGAGGAACTAAGAAATCTGTTCGAAGTCAATGCACACTTATCAGCAACAAGAGATATTAGCTATCTAATAGGATGTCTTCTAAATGACCTCTCAAATGACTGTCATCGAACGCTTCAACATTTTGATCGAGCAAAGAATACCCACGTATCTAGTGACCTTTCTGATAACAAGATTCTTGCAGAAATCATAGTAGGCATGGCAGATTGTTATTACAAATCAAAGGATTATAAAAGTGCTTTGATGAAATATGAAGAGAGCATCAAAATTTTTGAAACCTCAAATATCAAGGATTTTCTATTACTACATACATATCGAAGGGCAGCAATCTCCCAATCCGAACTAGGCCTGAATATGGATGCCAAAAAGAATTTTTTTAAGGCACTGTCAATGGCCCGAAACTTAGGTACCCGTCGTGAGCAGAATAGTTTGGAAACTCTTGGAGATATGTCAACCTTCTATATCCATATCAACGAATATTATAACTCAGCAAAATGCTTTTCAATTATGGTCAGCATGTTGAACAATCCTGAACTTGCGGGATACATGCAAATCATATCTCATTCTCTTGGCTGGCTAACATTTACGCTGGATGGTAATTGGGATGGTAAACTAGTCAATCCTGATGGGACAAAGTCAAATGAGCCATGGGTAAAACCATACTTTGGCATGTATAACAAGACACTGGATTATCGAAGTCCTGAGTTATCAATTATAAAAGTCAAATTACTCTTGGCAACAACTCTTGCACATGTTGGTTTGCCAGATAAGGGTATCTCGATCTTTGAACAAGTGTCGATGTTTTCTCTTACCAAAAGCAACGATAAGATTTTGGCCGTAGGCACGCTGATGAAGTTTCATCCTTATCTCAAAAGCCTTCGAGATTTGAAAAGTGCTTTTCGATGTATCGTAAACCAATTCCGTCTTCTTAATGAAATTAATGATGTTGAACTACCGACTTCCCTTCGAGACAAGAATTTTTTTGATACAATTCTCACGCTTGAGGTAATACCTGTGGTGAACTCAATTATTGAAAAATACGATAATCAGATATCTTTCACTCGAGCGGAAGATTCTCTTCTTTACTTTCTTGCTCGTTGTGATGAACTGAGTGAGCCATCCAAATCTAAATTATGTGCATTTATTATGTCCGTACTAGGTTGGCTTTATGGTCAAAATCAACACTTACAATCGGATTATCAAGGCAAAGCAGCAAATTGGTTGTTCAAGAGTCATCGACTTGCGATTGTTATCAATTACTTGTATGTGATTATACACAATCGGATCTATTTTGATTTCATCTTGACTGTTGAGATTCGAGATTTGAGTAAGTTTGTTAAGAGAAACTTTGAAACTTTCTACCTCATTATGCAGAACTGGATAGATGCGCAATACTTTGTTGAGTTGTTTTCCAAACATTTTTTTCGGCTGTGGCTTAGCATCAGTCCTCCTGATGGGGAAGATGATTCTCAAGATGTAGATATTGTATCTAAGATACAATCAGTATTAAGAGGTGAAAATATTGTTGAGTTGGACTTTCCTGATCGAACTGTCATTATTACGTCAGCCATGATGAAACTTGATCAGGAATGTAACTTTGACCCGATTAAACTCAAAGTAGTAATTGAGGTCTGTTTCGATATGCTGACTGACAAGACGAAACATCATTTGGAATCTCTTTTAGAAGTCTATCATCAAGTAGCCAAACGCGCGATCGTCTCAAACTTGCAGAATATTGGCACTATGGTTTCTCTTGCTCAGAAAGCAGTTGATACTTTGGAAACCCTTGCAATGAAGCCCTATGTTATTGCAAATCCAGCCATTCAATTAAAGTTAGAAGAAATAATCAGAGAGATGAATGTCCTTTCTGGAAAGTTGCTATAG
- a CDS encoding DUF4340 domain-containing protein, with the protein MNKSTVILIAVFVLLGALAVFYLMPSEEREASYDTATFSMSLDSASIVKIEITKPEKSVTLENQGGKWYVTSPLKYPANMVNLFPILGGMQKFKVGSLVSSNVDRQKTYQVDSAGTKLSVTDRSGKTVTMIVGKMGPSYEEIYFRKENSNDVYLGSGLSPWSLNQEVREWRDKSIYATMKDSIRRLEFITGTKQYVVEKDSSGWKIGADSVETTTMNSTLSTLSDLKTEDFADTLTKPETEPIHLKVTSMEEVAINFYPQLPDTAKYYVQTSKSPQYFVLSKWSVQNILKSVEKFLISAKGKKK; encoded by the coding sequence ATGAATAAATCAACAGTAATATTGATTGCAGTATTTGTATTGCTCGGAGCGTTGGCAGTTTTTTATTTGATGCCTTCGGAAGAGCGTGAAGCAAGTTACGACACAGCAACATTCAGCATGTCGCTCGACTCTGCTTCAATTGTAAAAATTGAAATTACAAAACCGGAGAAATCCGTTACGCTGGAAAATCAAGGGGGAAAGTGGTACGTTACTTCACCGTTGAAATATCCGGCAAACATGGTGAACTTATTCCCGATTCTCGGTGGAATGCAAAAGTTTAAAGTCGGTAGTTTGGTTTCTTCAAATGTGGATAGACAAAAAACGTATCAGGTTGATAGCGCAGGAACAAAACTTTCCGTTACTGACCGTTCGGGAAAAACCGTGACGATGATAGTCGGAAAGATGGGACCATCATACGAAGAAATTTACTTTCGGAAAGAAAACTCGAACGATGTGTATCTCGGTTCCGGTTTAAGTCCATGGTCGTTGAACCAGGAAGTTCGTGAGTGGAGAGATAAATCAATCTATGCAACGATGAAAGATTCCATCAGGCGACTTGAATTCATCACAGGCACAAAGCAATACGTTGTTGAGAAGGATTCTTCCGGATGGAAAATCGGCGCTGATTCAGTCGAAACAACCACGATGAATTCAACGCTCAGTACGCTTTCAGATTTGAAGACGGAAGATTTTGCCGATACGCTTACAAAGCCGGAAACGGAGCCTATACATTTGAAAGTCACTTCAATGGAAGAAGTTGCCATTAATTTCTATCCGCAACTTCCCGACACGGCAAAGTATTATGTTCAGACTTCAAAATCACCTCAATATTTTGTGTTGAGTAAATGGTCGGTTCAAAATATTTTGAAGTCGGTTGAAAAGTTTTTGATCTCAGCGAAAGGGAAGAAGAAGTAG
- a CDS encoding Gldg family protein, which translates to MNQKRQTIIRVILIIGILIFLNIVGIRLFTRFDLTETQMYTLSDASKNLVKNLEDKFLVKAYFTSELPSPYNNHKRYLQDQLDDYRAYGGGNFQYEFIDPKDKEEIEKEAQAYGIPPVQVQVVKEDKMQIEKAYMGMVFLYGDKKEVMPVMQNTANIEYEISSAMKKMTATDLKKVGFLSGHDEIGMDKIGRLKQMLEKQYQVLPVSLSNGQPIASDIAVLVIAAPEKPFKSWEKYVIDQYMMKGGKVAFWLNKVKADLQSQMGQPLQLEMDEMLESYGVRINTDLVRDVRCVPVTVQQQMGFFTMQNQIPFPMIPMASEFSKNSPIVKDLGTIIFFFTSSIDTSLARSKGLQVETLVKSSEQSGRQEQFFMINPNAPMTKDLFSEKNIPLAVTLQGSFTSAFKDKQVEPDTTLIAPIDQSNKQNTSVDTKIAVIGDGDFIQDAYAGNNKDNLIFATNLIDWLADDIGLASIRSRETGAKPLDEVSEGTKSMVKYGNLLVPPILVVLIGVVRWRWRVSMRKRLESREL; encoded by the coding sequence ATGAATCAGAAACGTCAAACAATAATCAGAGTAATTCTCATAATCGGGATTTTAATTTTCCTGAATATCGTCGGGATTCGGTTGTTCACGCGATTCGACCTGACAGAAACACAAATGTACACACTCTCGGATGCAAGCAAGAACTTGGTGAAGAATCTGGAAGACAAGTTTTTGGTGAAAGCATATTTCACGAGTGAACTCCCATCACCGTACAACAATCACAAACGGTATTTGCAAGACCAACTCGACGATTACCGTGCGTACGGCGGCGGTAATTTCCAATACGAATTCATTGACCCGAAAGATAAAGAGGAGATTGAAAAAGAAGCACAGGCATACGGAATTCCTCCCGTGCAGGTGCAGGTTGTGAAGGAAGATAAGATGCAAATCGAAAAAGCATACATGGGAATGGTTTTCCTTTATGGCGATAAAAAGGAAGTTATGCCTGTTATGCAGAACACCGCCAACATCGAATACGAAATCAGTTCAGCGATGAAGAAGATGACGGCGACGGATTTGAAGAAAGTCGGTTTCCTTTCAGGACACGATGAAATCGGTATGGATAAAATCGGTCGTTTGAAACAGATGTTAGAAAAGCAATATCAAGTTTTACCTGTCAGTCTAAGTAATGGACAACCAATCGCTTCGGATATTGCGGTGCTGGTAATTGCCGCGCCCGAAAAACCGTTCAAGAGTTGGGAAAAATATGTGATTGACCAATACATGATGAAAGGTGGCAAAGTTGCTTTTTGGTTGAACAAAGTGAAAGCAGATTTGCAATCACAAATGGGTCAGCCGTTGCAACTTGAAATGGATGAGATGCTTGAATCGTACGGCGTTCGCATCAATACAGATTTGGTGCGCGATGTTCGTTGCGTACCGGTGACGGTACAACAACAGATGGGATTCTTTACGATGCAAAACCAGATTCCTTTTCCGATGATTCCGATGGCGAGCGAGTTCAGCAAGAACAGCCCGATAGTAAAAGACTTAGGAACAATTATCTTTTTCTTCACAAGTTCAATTGATACCTCGCTTGCCCGAAGCAAGGGTTTGCAGGTTGAAACGCTCGTGAAGTCATCCGAACAAAGCGGACGGCAGGAACAATTCTTTATGATAAATCCGAACGCACCTATGACGAAGGATTTATTCAGCGAGAAAAACATTCCCCTTGCTGTGACGTTGCAAGGTTCATTCACAAGCGCGTTCAAGGATAAACAAGTTGAACCGGATACAACGCTCATAGCTCCGATTGACCAATCAAACAAACAAAACACAAGCGTTGATACGAAGATTGCTGTCATCGGTGATGGTGATTTTATTCAAGATGCGTACGCCGGGAACAACAAAGATAATCTCATCTTCGCTACCAATTTAATTGATTGGCTTGCCGATGATATCGGTCTTGCTTCGATTCGTTCACGGGAAACCGGCGCAAAGCCTCTCGATGAAGTGAGCGAAGGAACAAAGAGCATGGTGAAGTACGGAAATCTTCTCGTGCCGCCAATTCTTGTTGTCTTGATTGGAGTTGTTCGCTGGAGATGGAGAGTCTCAATGCGCAAACGACTTGAAAGCAGAGAATTGTAA
- a CDS encoding ABC transporter permease subunit, producing MNLTNIKYIFLKELRSYFNSAIAYIVIVGFLAILGWFFTTNLFLMNMSSLRVVFEITPFLLLFFGPLITMRLLSEEMKTGTLELLMTKPIREHEIVIGKFLSAWALFFFTLLPTISYYITVALLGRLDLGPVIGGYLGLMFVGGVFISVSMLGSSLSENQITSAIVSFIIVFGLFMLDKVLYVVPPYLATVLEYMSIDYHFSNIARGVIDTRDLIYYLSMISFSLMLGSFALQRKRW from the coding sequence ATGAACCTGACTAATATCAAATATATTTTCTTGAAAGAATTGCGTTCATATTTCAACTCGGCGATTGCCTACATCGTCATTGTCGGGTTTTTAGCAATTCTCGGTTGGTTTTTCACCACCAATCTTTTCCTGATGAACATGTCGTCGCTTCGCGTGGTGTTCGAGATAACTCCTTTTCTTTTGCTTTTCTTCGGCCCGCTTATTACTATGCGTCTGCTTTCGGAAGAGATGAAGACGGGAACGCTCGAACTTCTCATGACGAAGCCGATTCGAGAGCATGAAATCGTGATTGGAAAATTCCTTTCAGCATGGGCGTTATTTTTCTTCACGCTTTTGCCGACCATAAGTTACTACATCACTGTAGCATTACTCGGCAGGCTCGACCTCGGTCCCGTTATCGGTGGCTATCTTGGGTTGATGTTTGTCGGCGGAGTTTTCATCTCGGTCAGTATGCTTGGCTCGTCGCTCTCGGAAAATCAAATCACTTCGGCAATAGTCAGTTTTATTATCGTGTTCGGGTTGTTTATGCTTGATAAAGTGCTGTACGTTGTTCCTCCGTATTTAGCAACGGTGCTTGAATACATGAGCATTGATTATCACTTCTCAAACATAGCCCGCGGAGTGATTGATACGAGAGATTTGATTTACTATCTCTCAATGATTTCATTCTCATTGATGCTTGGTTCGTTTGCACTTCAACGGAAACGGTGGTAA
- a CDS encoding ATP-binding cassette domain-containing protein, giving the protein MSILVENLSKSYGTARAVNDISFEVHSGEVLGFLGPNGAGKTTTMRIITGYLASSGGAIKVEGRDVFTESFEVRKLIGYLPEANPLYHDMNVLEYLEYAAQLQGVQKQNIRRQVKKMVDVCVLGEMKHKDIGQLSKGYRQRVGLAAAMIHEPRVLILDEPTSGLDPNQIVEIRSLIKELGREKTVVLSTHILSEVQATCSRVIIINRGKIVADGNIEELQRSSSGGEKIEMEIDVPDGQSFETVAVQVKTIPTIEQVLLNHEQNGTKKFSVSTNNAIAVDVRRELFNMCVQKGWTMLEMHSVKTSLEDIFRQLTSEVTK; this is encoded by the coding sequence ATGTCAATTTTAGTTGAAAATTTATCGAAGTCGTACGGTACCGCGCGTGCCGTGAACGATATTTCTTTCGAGGTTCACTCGGGCGAAGTATTGGGCTTTCTCGGTCCGAACGGGGCGGGAAAGACGACTACTATGCGAATTATTACAGGGTATCTGGCATCGAGCGGCGGAGCGATTAAAGTCGAAGGTCGTGATGTCTTTACCGAATCGTTCGAAGTGCGTAAACTCATCGGCTATTTGCCGGAAGCGAATCCGCTCTATCACGATATGAATGTGTTGGAGTATCTCGAATACGCCGCACAGTTGCAAGGTGTGCAGAAACAAAACATCAGGCGACAAGTCAAAAAGATGGTTGATGTCTGTGTGCTTGGAGAAATGAAACACAAAGATATCGGGCAACTTTCGAAGGGTTATCGCCAACGCGTCGGACTTGCGGCGGCGATGATTCACGAGCCGCGTGTGTTGATTCTTGACGAACCGACGAGCGGTCTCGACCCGAATCAGATTGTCGAAATTAGAAGTCTTATCAAAGAACTTGGTCGGGAAAAGACGGTAGTTCTTTCGACACACATTCTTTCTGAAGTTCAGGCGACTTGCTCTCGCGTTATCATCATCAACCGCGGAAAGATTGTGGCTGATGGCAACATCGAGGAATTGCAACGAAGTTCTTCCGGCGGAGAGAAAATCGAAATGGAAATTGATGTTCCGGACGGACAATCGTTCGAGACGGTCGCTGTGCAAGTCAAAACCATTCCGACGATTGAGCAGGTCTTGCTTAACCATGAACAGAACGGGACAAAGAAATTCTCTGTCTCGACGAACAATGCAATCGCAGTTGATGTTCGTCGTGAACTGTTCAACATGTGCGTTCAAAAAGGATGGACCATGCTGGAAATGCACTCAGTCAAAACAAGTTTGGAAGATATCTTCCGTCAATTAACTTCGGAGGTGACAAAATGA
- a CDS encoding sigma-70 family RNA polymerase sigma factor — protein sequence MHLSEREILEQIRSGKKYLYTHLVERYKDQVMTLAVRILKNRDDAEEAAQDAFVRAYNALEKFEQKAKFSTWLYRIVYNVCLTRLKKAERQIEFVRDEDNAEIETELFPSVLPSIEYDNLELLGIVKSMIEELPEKYRAILSLFYFQELSYEEIGQVTELPLGTVKTHLFRARTLLLNRLASEYQIETV from the coding sequence ATGCATTTATCGGAACGTGAAATCCTCGAACAGATCCGCTCGGGCAAGAAATATCTTTACACTCATCTCGTTGAGAGATATAAAGACCAAGTTATGACTCTTGCCGTTCGTATCCTGAAGAATCGGGATGACGCTGAGGAGGCGGCACAGGATGCTTTCGTACGCGCATATAACGCATTGGAGAAGTTTGAACAGAAAGCGAAATTCAGCACATGGTTATATCGCATTGTGTATAATGTTTGTCTTACGAGATTGAAAAAAGCAGAACGACAAATTGAATTTGTTCGCGATGAAGATAATGCAGAAATTGAAACAGAATTATTTCCTTCCGTCCTTCCCTCAATTGAATACGATAATCTGGAGTTGTTGGGAATTGTCAAATCAATGATTGAAGAACTACCGGAAAAATACAGGGCGATTTTATCTCTCTTCTATTTCCAGGAATTAAGCTATGAAGAAATCGGACAAGTGACTGAGTTACCGCTCGGAACAGTGAAAACACATTTGTTCCGCGCGCGAACGCTGTTACTCAACCGATTAGCGTCTGAATATCAAATAGAAACAGTTTAA
- a CDS encoding HAMP domain-containing protein — protein sequence MSSSPKQIDPRTADKQKLTESGIYQLIKPYKPIHSPTPPTPKLQPDGSMLDFFYRMRIRTKLSFIVAISVVIVAVILISTTLQQQEEELRKQTEILGTSMVQSLGAASKENLLLSSYPVIQDYIKEFIQRRPIPGLEAQYVFDRSGIIVAHLYADYVNREISKVELEMVQRTDSILFRETERSFQYILPIYQRIQDETMHRRILLGGASVSFSKDVLLEPVDRMKRIVIATASIVCIFGIAFMFLVSGRFVQVITSLSDAARRVGQGDLLVAIDTKIKDELGVLANEFNKMVQQLREKTEMQKFLSRSAVEMLSEEHTATLGGTRKTVTVMFTDIRDFTGASETLSPEEVVETLNQYLDLQTRIIHSFNGVVDKFLGDGIMSIFSQEDMAFDAVAAANRIQEEIGVLNKERFSKQETSFKVGIGIATGSTFLGSIGSRDRMDYTAIGDTVNLASRLCSVAGPNEIIVTEDVVERLNGRFPLKPEGKVSIKGKQSQVSVYQVIFSESK from the coding sequence ATGAGTTCTTCTCCCAAACAAATTGACCCGCGTACCGCCGACAAACAAAAATTGACTGAGTCGGGAATTTATCAACTCATCAAACCATACAAGCCGATACATTCGCCTACACCTCCAACCCCAAAGTTACAGCCCGATGGAAGTATGTTAGATTTTTTCTACCGGATGCGAATCCGGACAAAACTTAGTTTTATTGTTGCTATCTCTGTCGTTATCGTAGCAGTGATTTTGATTTCGACAACGCTACAACAACAGGAAGAAGAACTTCGAAAGCAGACAGAAATTCTTGGTACAAGCATGGTGCAGAGTCTCGGTGCCGCATCAAAAGAAAACTTGTTGCTCAGTTCATACCCTGTTATTCAAGATTACATTAAGGAATTTATTCAACGCCGACCGATACCGGGTTTGGAAGCGCAATATGTGTTTGACAGGAGCGGAATTATTGTCGCCCATCTCTATGCCGATTATGTGAACAGAGAAATATCGAAGGTTGAATTGGAAATGGTACAGAGAACCGATTCAATCTTATTCCGGGAAACGGAACGTTCGTTCCAGTACATACTTCCGATTTATCAGCGCATTCAGGATGAGACTATGCACAGAAGAATTTTGCTTGGCGGGGCAAGTGTCAGTTTTTCGAAGGATGTTTTGTTGGAACCTGTTGACCGGATGAAACGTATAGTCATTGCAACGGCATCAATCGTTTGTATTTTCGGTATTGCGTTTATGTTTCTTGTTTCAGGAAGATTCGTTCAGGTTATCACATCGCTTTCGGATGCAGCTCGAAGAGTCGGGCAGGGCGATTTACTTGTCGCGATTGATACAAAAATCAAAGATGAACTCGGAGTGCTTGCGAATGAATTTAACAAGATGGTGCAGCAACTCCGTGAAAAAACAGAAATGCAGAAATTCTTGTCACGCTCTGCTGTCGAAATGTTATCGGAAGAACACACCGCGACACTTGGCGGGACAAGAAAAACAGTAACAGTGATGTTCACGGATATCCGGGATTTTACCGGCGCATCGGAAACTCTTTCACCGGAAGAAGTTGTTGAGACACTCAATCAGTATCTTGATTTACAAACAAGAATTATTCATTCATTCAACGGTGTTGTTGATAAATTCCTTGGCGATGGAATCATGAGCATTTTCTCTCAGGAAGATATGGCGTTCGATGCAGTTGCTGCTGCCAATAGAATTCAGGAAGAAATCGGGGTGTTGAACAAAGAACGATTTTCCAAACAGGAAACTTCATTCAAGGTCGGCATTGGTATCGCGACAGGAAGTACGTTCCTCGGAAGTATCGGTTCGAGAGACAGAATGGATTATACAGCAATCGGTGATACGGTGAATCTTGCATCGCGGTTATGCAGTGTCGCCGGTCCAAACGAAATTATTGTTACGGAAGATGTTGTAGAACGGTTAAACGGACGATTCCCGTTAAAGCCGGAAGGAAAAGTTTCCATCAAAGGAAAACAAAGTCAGGTTTCAGTGTATCAGGTAATTTTTTCGGAATCGAAATAA